A stretch of Arcobacter arenosus DNA encodes these proteins:
- a CDS encoding 4Fe-4S dicluster domain-containing protein yields MASIKEDRRDFIKFSTLGILGLTLGTGVVISPYALNAEMRLRPPGAVNEKEFLALCIKCGQCLQVCPYHSIELADMAKGHGVGTPYIDARERGCYACSAVPCVLACPSGALDHKTEKPEDIKMGIAVLEFPNRCLARTNTPVPKGHSKRIHDFTNAQNNVTQLELDMLEKLDEFEGKQCTICADMCPIPNPLSAISMVGDGVGKKPEVYDGCIGCGVCEELCPASEAAIVIKPRMSYEDYYEKGNKS; encoded by the coding sequence ATGGCAAGTATAAAAGAAGATAGAAGAGATTTTATTAAGTTTTCAACATTAGGAATATTAGGATTAACTCTTGGAACAGGGGTAGTTATAAGCCCTTATGCTTTAAATGCAGAGATGAGATTAAGACCACCTGGTGCAGTAAATGAAAAAGAGTTTTTAGCATTATGTATCAAATGTGGACAATGTTTGCAAGTATGTCCTTATCACTCTATAGAATTAGCAGATATGGCAAAAGGTCATGGAGTTGGAACACCATATATTGATGCAAGAGAAAGAGGATGTTATGCATGTAGTGCTGTTCCTTGTGTTTTGGCATGTCCAAGTGGTGCACTCGATCATAAAACAGAAAAGCCTGAAGATATAAAAATGGGAATTGCAGTTTTAGAGTTTCCTAACAGATGTTTAGCACGAACAAATACACCTGTTCCAAAAGGGCATAGTAAAAGAATACATGATTTTACAAATGCTCAAAATAATGTTACCCAATTAGAACTAGATATGCTTGAAAAACTTGATGAGTTTGAAGGAAAGCAGTGTACCATATGTGCGGATATGTGTCCAATTCCTAATCCATTAAGTGCAATTTCAATGGTTGGTGATGGTGTTGGTAAAAAGCCTGAAGTTTATGATGGTTGTATTGGATGTGGTGTGTGTGAAGAGTTATGTCCAGCAAGTGAAGCAGCAATTGTAATAAAACCTAGAATGTCATATGAAGACTATTATGAAAAAGGAAACAAATCATGA
- a CDS encoding nitrous oxide reductase family maturation protein NosD, which yields MFRFFVAIFLLFVNFTFANLLQEAIDKAKAGSILKLPKGVYKGRIKIDKPLTIIGKEEGVIIDGLGVGTVVSITSPYVTLKNLTIQNSGSRHENLDSGIKIENSKQSEISNCIIRDSLFGIDMSTTNNSIISNNYITSKDLSLGLRGDGLRIWYSNDNIIKKNKLVKSRDMVVWYSHGNQIVENYGENNRYSLHFMYAGKNYVHNNTYKFNSVGIFFMYSKDTIATGNVIKSSLGATGMGIGLKDVSNFTLKDNTVIYNAIGVYIDRSPFEPDTNNWIENNKVLYNSEALHFHSLSENNIIKGNSIIGNIEDIVNDSRGAKTYENEIVGNYWDNYEGFDKNADNIGDTPHKVYQYADQLWVYNTDVKFFYGSPVISLLNFLAKLAPFSEPVFLMEDLKPKLKL from the coding sequence ATGTTTAGATTTTTTGTAGCCATTTTCTTATTATTTGTTAATTTTACTTTTGCAAACCTTTTACAAGAAGCAATTGATAAAGCAAAAGCTGGTTCAATTTTAAAACTTCCAAAGGGAGTTTATAAAGGGCGAATTAAAATTGATAAACCTTTAACAATTATTGGAAAAGAAGAGGGGGTTATAATTGATGGACTAGGTGTTGGAACTGTTGTTTCAATAACCAGCCCTTATGTAACACTTAAAAACTTAACAATACAAAATAGTGGAAGTAGACATGAAAATTTAGACTCAGGTATTAAAATTGAAAACTCTAAGCAATCAGAAATTTCAAATTGTATTATAAGAGATTCATTATTTGGAATTGATATGTCTACAACAAATAATTCTATTATCTCAAATAATTATATAACTTCAAAGGATCTATCTCTTGGATTAAGAGGTGATGGACTTAGGATTTGGTATTCAAATGACAATATAATCAAAAAAAATAAACTTGTTAAATCAAGGGATATGGTTGTTTGGTATTCCCATGGTAATCAAATAGTTGAAAACTATGGTGAAAATAATAGATATTCTCTGCATTTTATGTATGCAGGTAAAAACTATGTTCACAATAATACTTATAAATTTAACTCAGTTGGAATATTTTTTATGTATAGCAAAGATACTATTGCAACTGGAAATGTTATAAAAAGCTCATTGGGAGCGACTGGTATGGGTATTGGACTTAAAGATGTTTCAAATTTTACGCTTAAAGACAACACGGTTATTTATAATGCAATTGGAGTATATATTGATAGATCTCCTTTTGAGCCAGATACAAATAATTGGATAGAAAACAATAAAGTTTTATATAACTCTGAAGCACTGCATTTTCACTCTTTAAGTGAAAATAATATTATAAAAGGAAACTCTATTATAGGAAATATTGAAGATATTGTAAACGATAGTAGGGGTGCAAAAACATATGAAAATGAGATAGTAGGAAATTATTGGGATAATTATGAAGGATTTGATAAAAACGCAGATAACATAGGAGATACTCCCCATAAAGTTTATCAATATGCTGATCAATTATGGGTTTATAATACAGATGTAAAATTTTTCTACGGTTCTCCTGTTATCTCATTACTAAACTTTCTTGCAAAATTGGCTCCATTTAGTGAACCAGTTTTTTTAATGGAAGATTTAAAACCGAAGTTAAAGTTATAA
- a CDS encoding cytochrome C: MHTSFIKSKIYASLALILLTLAFTFPMIAFHGTLNAIDEDRIEEISPLSIKTWNFYNQGRYKSTTTPLEAHNDLEKMIENSAEIGVASLPIWSCSLEAPNYPKKAFPEGIPVFFHFDGFSGEVHEMNTINHYVGMDPMWAGGQIEREIGIYALLGLSLFMIYFILFHKKILTYIMYIPAALPLLFIADYSYWLYWFGHNLHDWGAFKIKPFMPTVFGDGKIAQFTTHSYPTIGFYVILAIGFFSLLSILSKNKAMKETGINYKV, encoded by the coding sequence ATGCATACTAGTTTTATTAAATCAAAAATTTATGCATCTTTAGCATTAATATTGCTAACACTGGCATTTACTTTTCCTATGATTGCATTTCATGGAACATTAAATGCAATTGATGAAGATAGAATTGAAGAAATTTCTCCTCTATCTATAAAAACTTGGAATTTTTATAATCAAGGAAGATATAAAAGTACTACTACTCCTTTAGAAGCGCATAATGATTTAGAAAAGATGATAGAAAACTCTGCTGAAATTGGTGTTGCTTCACTTCCCATTTGGTCTTGTTCTTTAGAAGCACCTAACTACCCTAAAAAAGCATTTCCTGAAGGTATCCCAGTATTTTTCCATTTTGATGGTTTTAGTGGAGAAGTTCATGAAATGAATACAATTAATCATTATGTAGGAATGGACCCAATGTGGGCAGGAGGTCAAATTGAAAGAGAAATAGGTATTTATGCGCTTTTAGGACTTTCTTTATTTATGATTTATTTTATTTTATTTCATAAAAAGATATTAACTTATATTATGTATATTCCAGCTGCATTACCACTTCTATTTATTGCTGATTATTCTTATTGGCTTTATTGGTTCGGACACAACTTACATGATTGGGGAGCATTTAAAATAAAACCTTTTATGCCAACAGTTTTTGGTGATGGAAAAATTGCACAATTTACAACACACTCTTATCCAACAATTGGATTTTATGTGATTTTAGCAATTGGATTTTTCTCATTATTATCAATTCTTTCTAAAAATAAAGCAATGAAAGAAACAGGTATTAACTATAAGGTTTAA
- the nosZ gene encoding Sec-dependent nitrous-oxide reductase has protein sequence MKKSQSKFSSMLLGTALVASVASGATNELSKVMKERGLSEIDVIRAAKTYNPTGVKDEYVVFSSGGQSGQVIVYGVPSMRILKYIGVFTPEPWQGYGFDKDSLEVLRQGNIRGREINWGDTHHPALSEIDGKYDGKWLAINDKANPRIAIIDLADFETKQIVPNPVFKSDHGGAFFTPNSEYIIEASQYAAPFDNNYHPIEEYKETYRGGVTMWKFDNKIGRIMPDDSFTIEFPPYHQDLSDAGKGISYGWGFTNSFNTEMYTGGIEVGMPPNEAGMSRNDTDFLHVYNWEKLAKLAENPKNVKIINNHKVVPMDIAVKNNALFLIPEPKSPHGVDVDPTGQYLIVCGKLDTHASVYDFKKIKKLIDNKEYAGKDPYGIPILDMKKSLHGQLELGLGPLHNQYSPVDGEVYTSLYVDSQVVKWNFKDLKVIDKENVHYNIGHLAGMEGKSADPQGDYIIALNKLAIDRFQNVGPLHPQNHQLIDIKGKTMDLLVDMPLPLGEPHQAVAIRASKLHPHVRYKMGTNSKTGKIHKGKTLAGEERIERDGKNVTVYATLVRSHINPERITVNKGDKVTIHMTNLERAQDETHGFTIDNYDIHGSLEPGETTTLEFTADVEGVFPYYCTEFCSALHLEMMGYMMVKDPDKKYVSAQKLKMKTMSPEELKAEYDKTVAVNNATDAVIQSVVKFLKDNKFQDHKVVANLVTDALDQYNKIPEQKKKADEALKAGDTEKAILFENMIWQLMVKTADVGIRAKDTLVRKISTKQSAAAARGEVAFAEGGCNGCHVIGKVSSGPDLTGVLQRHENGEQWVSNFILDPESMYDDPYVKGMIDYFNLKMPNQHMSEEETKDIIEYLKWIEENANLF, from the coding sequence ATGAAGAAATCACAAAGTAAATTTTCTTCAATGCTTTTAGGTACTGCACTTGTAGCTTCAGTTGCTTCTGGAGCTACAAATGAATTATCTAAAGTAATGAAAGAAAGAGGTTTATCTGAAATTGATGTTATCAGAGCAGCTAAAACTTATAACCCTACAGGGGTAAAAGATGAATATGTTGTATTTTCATCTGGTGGACAATCTGGACAAGTAATTGTTTATGGTGTACCATCAATGAGAATTCTAAAATACATTGGTGTATTTACACCAGAACCATGGCAAGGTTATGGTTTTGATAAAGACTCTTTAGAAGTTCTTAGACAAGGTAATATTAGAGGAAGAGAGATTAACTGGGGTGATACTCACCACCCAGCACTTTCTGAAATTGATGGAAAATATGATGGTAAATGGCTAGCAATTAATGATAAAGCTAACCCAAGAATCGCTATTATTGATTTAGCAGATTTTGAAACAAAACAAATTGTTCCAAACCCTGTATTTAAATCAGACCACGGTGGAGCATTCTTTACACCAAACTCAGAGTATATCATTGAAGCATCACAATATGCAGCTCCATTTGATAACAATTATCACCCAATTGAAGAGTACAAAGAGACTTATAGAGGTGGAGTTACTATGTGGAAATTCGACAATAAAATTGGTCGAATTATGCCAGATGATTCATTTACAATAGAGTTTCCTCCATATCATCAAGATTTATCTGATGCAGGTAAAGGTATAAGTTACGGTTGGGGATTTACAAACTCATTTAATACAGAGATGTATACAGGTGGAATTGAAGTTGGTATGCCACCAAATGAAGCTGGTATGTCAAGAAATGACACTGACTTCTTACATGTATATAACTGGGAAAAATTAGCTAAATTAGCTGAAAATCCTAAAAATGTAAAAATTATAAATAATCATAAAGTTGTTCCTATGGATATTGCAGTTAAAAATAATGCTTTATTTTTAATTCCAGAACCAAAATCACCTCATGGTGTTGATGTTGATCCAACGGGTCAATATTTAATTGTTTGTGGTAAATTAGATACTCATGCTTCAGTTTATGATTTCAAAAAAATCAAAAAATTAATTGATAATAAAGAGTATGCTGGTAAAGACCCATATGGTATTCCAATTTTAGATATGAAAAAATCTTTACATGGACAACTTGAATTAGGTCTTGGGCCTTTACATAACCAATATTCTCCAGTTGATGGTGAAGTTTATACTTCATTATATGTTGACTCTCAAGTTGTAAAATGGAACTTTAAAGATCTTAAAGTTATTGATAAAGAAAATGTTCATTACAACATTGGTCACTTAGCAGGAATGGAAGGTAAATCTGCGGATCCTCAAGGGGATTATATTATTGCATTAAATAAATTAGCAATTGATAGATTCCAAAATGTTGGTCCTTTACATCCACAAAACCACCAGTTAATTGATATTAAGGGTAAAACTATGGATTTACTTGTTGATATGCCTCTTCCTTTAGGTGAACCTCACCAAGCGGTTGCAATTAGAGCAAGTAAACTTCACCCTCATGTAAGATATAAAATGGGTACAAACTCAAAAACTGGTAAAATTCATAAAGGTAAAACACTTGCAGGAGAAGAGAGAATTGAAAGAGATGGTAAAAATGTAACTGTTTACGCTACTCTTGTTAGATCTCATATTAATCCTGAAAGAATTACAGTTAACAAAGGTGATAAAGTTACAATTCATATGACGAACCTTGAAAGAGCTCAAGATGAAACACATGGATTTACAATTGATAACTATGATATTCATGGTTCTCTTGAACCAGGTGAAACTACAACATTAGAGTTTACTGCTGATGTTGAGGGTGTTTTCCCTTATTATTGTACAGAGTTCTGTTCTGCACTTCACTTAGAGATGATGGGTTATATGATGGTTAAAGACCCAGATAAAAAATATGTAAGCGCTCAAAAACTTAAAATGAAAACAATGTCTCCTGAAGAGTTAAAAGCTGAATATGATAAAACAGTTGCTGTAAATAATGCAACTGATGCAGTTATTCAATCAGTTGTTAAGTTCTTAAAAGACAACAAATTTCAAGATCATAAAGTTGTAGCAAATCTTGTTACAGATGCACTTGACCAATATAATAAAATTCCTGAGCAAAAGAAAAAAGCTGATGAAGCGTTAAAAGCAGGAGATACTGAAAAAGCAATTTTATTTGAAAATATGATTTGGCAATTAATGGTTAAAACTGCGGATGTTGGTATTAGAGCAAAAGATACATTAGTAAGAAAAATATCAACAAAACAAAGTGCTGCTGCTGCAAGAGGTGAAGTGGCATTTGCCGAAGGTGGTTGTAATGGTTGTCACGTGATTGGAAAAGTATCATCTGGTCCAGATTTAACAGGTGTACTTCAAAGACATGAAAATGGTGAACAATGGGTAAGTAACTTTATTTTAGATCCAGAATCTATGTATGATGATCCATATGTAAAAGGTATGATAGATTATTTCAATTTAAAAATGCCTAATCAACATATGAGTGAAGAAGAAACTAAAGATATTATTGAATATCTAAAATGGATTGAAGAGAACGCTAATCTTTTCTAA
- a CDS encoding response regulator transcription factor, with protein MIEKYEIKLKKSSILLAEDEDKLRESFKRILLLYVDKVYSASNGEEALELYNKYNPNILITDLKMPKLNGLDLIKTIRKENEVMPIIVTSAYTDQNFLLESIKLSLIEYVVKPIAEANLSKLLENCAKQLLKNSKTVITFTDESSYDYDNKSFKFKNETVLLTNKEVEFIEILLAHRGSLVTKHEIEDKLYIYEEAPLSALKNLVFKLRKKLKVDIIQTVSKLGYMIK; from the coding sequence ATGATAGAAAAATATGAAATAAAATTAAAAAAATCATCTATTCTTTTGGCTGAAGATGAAGATAAGTTAAGAGAAAGTTTTAAAAGAATTTTATTGCTTTATGTGGATAAGGTTTATAGTGCTTCAAATGGAGAAGAAGCTTTAGAATTATATAATAAATATAATCCTAATATTTTAATTACAGACCTAAAAATGCCTAAATTAAATGGTTTAGATCTAATTAAAACTATAAGAAAAGAAAACGAAGTAATGCCAATTATTGTAACGAGTGCTTATACTGATCAAAACTTTTTATTAGAATCAATTAAATTATCTTTAATTGAATATGTAGTTAAACCAATAGCAGAAGCTAATCTTTCAAAATTATTAGAAAATTGTGCAAAACAATTGTTAAAGAATTCGAAGACTGTTATTACTTTTACTGATGAATCTTCATATGATTATGATAATAAAAGCTTTAAATTTAAAAATGAAACGGTTCTTCTTACTAATAAAGAAGTAGAATTTATTGAAATATTACTAGCTCATAGAGGTTCATTAGTAACTAAACATGAGATAGAAGATAAATTATATATTTATGAAGAAGCCCCTTTAAGTGCTCTAAAAAATCTTGTTTTTAAACTTAGAAAAAAACTAAAAGTTGACATAATTCAAACTGTATCAAAACTTGGATATATGATTAAATAA
- a CDS encoding ATP-binding protein: protein MFENFSFTKRYILALSIIAILSILAFFNLSKLLTIQSNDAKVVNMSGNQKIITREIAFFAIYYKIDRLKNKITEMEETHKKLTSFNMSKELSKIYYGSETNLDKKVKKYLFHAKRFYINRDGRSQNYVLKNSENLILDLEKAVLIYLNEAQENTKKVQQVESYILIMTLTTLLFEAIFIFMPANKRINKRTNELIAQKEFSNAVIESSTNAIITLDSNLRIRTFNKEAQNIFHYTKEEMLNKPLFGRLIPNFDISKNPNIGEVQEIVAVNKEGINFPIRISFGSSGENKDIAIVANIQDISNEKLNSKLLEQQSKFAVLGEMIAIIAHQWRQPLTQLSFNNMYIKKKTKDEEIKKESIENEEIIQFMSETITNFQDFYKQTDNTVFNPIVSINQALKIVDSILELNQVKLKKEIDSKIEIYGNSNSLAHIVLSIMQNTIDIIRAKKINNPFIKITLKDTKDNIILTISDNAGGIKVDPIDDIFKPFNSKKEETSTGIGLYMSEMIIKNQFNGTINAKNIENGAKFTISLPH, encoded by the coding sequence ATGTTTGAAAATTTTAGTTTTACAAAAAGATATATACTAGCACTTAGTATTATTGCTATTTTATCAATACTTGCATTTTTTAACCTTAGTAAACTTTTAACTATACAATCAAATGATGCAAAAGTTGTAAACATGAGTGGTAATCAAAAAATTATTACAAGAGAGATTGCTTTTTTTGCAATTTACTATAAGATTGATAGATTAAAAAATAAAATTACAGAAATGGAAGAAACACACAAAAAGTTAACTTCATTTAATATGTCAAAAGAGTTATCTAAAATTTATTATGGTTCAGAAACTAATCTAGATAAAAAAGTTAAAAAATATTTATTTCATGCTAAAAGGTTTTATATAAATAGAGATGGAAGAAGTCAAAACTATGTATTAAAAAACTCAGAAAATCTTATTTTAGATTTAGAAAAAGCTGTTTTAATTTATTTAAATGAAGCTCAAGAAAATACAAAAAAAGTACAGCAAGTTGAATCTTACATTCTAATAATGACACTAACAACATTGCTTTTTGAAGCTATTTTTATCTTTATGCCAGCAAATAAAAGAATTAATAAAAGAACAAATGAGTTAATTGCTCAAAAAGAGTTCTCAAATGCAGTAATTGAATCAAGTACAAATGCTATTATCACTTTAGATAGTAATTTAAGAATAAGAACATTTAACAAAGAAGCCCAAAATATTTTTCATTATACTAAAGAAGAGATGTTAAATAAGCCTCTTTTTGGAAGATTAATTCCTAATTTTGATATTTCTAAAAATCCTAATATTGGAGAGGTTCAAGAGATTGTTGCAGTTAATAAAGAAGGAATTAATTTTCCAATTCGTATATCATTTGGATCAAGTGGAGAAAATAAAGATATTGCAATTGTTGCAAATATCCAAGATATATCCAATGAAAAACTAAATAGTAAACTTCTTGAACAACAATCTAAATTTGCAGTTTTAGGAGAGATGATAGCTATAATTGCTCATCAATGGAGACAACCACTTACACAACTAAGTTTTAATAACATGTATATAAAGAAAAAAACAAAAGATGAGGAGATAAAAAAAGAGAGTATTGAAAATGAAGAGATAATTCAATTTATGTCTGAAACAATTACTAACTTTCAAGACTTTTATAAACAAACTGATAATACAGTTTTTAATCCAATTGTTTCGATCAATCAAGCACTTAAAATAGTTGACTCAATTTTAGAACTTAATCAAGTTAAATTAAAAAAAGAGATTGACTCAAAAATAGAAATCTATGGTAATTCAAATAGTTTAGCACATATAGTTTTATCAATAATGCAAAATACCATAGATATTATAAGAGCAAAAAAAATAAATAACCCTTTTATTAAAATTACACTAAAAGATACAAAAGATAATATTATTTTAACTATCAGTGACAATGCAGGAGGAATTAAAGTTGACCCTATTGATGATATTTTTAAACCTTTTAATTCTAAAAAAGAAGAAACATCAACGGGAATTGGTTTATATATGTCAGAAATGATAATTAAAAATCAATTTAATGGGACAATAAACGCAAAAAATATAGAAAATGGAGCAAAATTCACTATTAGTCTTCCTCACTAA
- a CDS encoding sensor histidine kinase — protein MKNYEKKALIKFTSIYFFLVAILVLILGFLYYWQQQHLIMKKSVMQMLQYSQVLVKTDFKYSQEGFSYELKKNQKIVFDIPTKEGKYYTKVFPISKKEGFIKVSTLAKPIDEEISKVKKFTISLQIILLIVFLTVSYFLAKLSIKPMKETISHLDRFILDIIHDLNTPSTAIILNSDLLLEKEDDEKKIKKLNRIKMSADTISSLYKNLEIILNQKLLKEKIDIEKIVKNKVEDFKLLFPKIKFVIDIKSNSYIKTNENALIRILDNLLTNSCKYSNEQNPEIYIVFEKQILSVKDNGKGVKYPKKIFERYYKEDNLGYGIGMHIVHRLCDNLDIKLFIQSIEDYKGTEVILNFDTIN, from the coding sequence GTGAAAAATTATGAAAAAAAAGCTTTAATAAAATTTACCTCTATTTATTTTTTTTTAGTTGCTATTTTAGTTTTAATACTTGGATTTTTATATTATTGGCAACAGCAACATCTAATAATGAAAAAAAGTGTGATGCAGATGCTTCAATATTCTCAAGTTTTAGTTAAAACAGATTTTAAATATTCCCAAGAGGGTTTTTCTTATGAATTAAAGAAGAACCAAAAAATAGTTTTTGATATACCAACTAAAGAAGGGAAGTACTATACAAAAGTATTCCCTATATCAAAGAAAGAGGGTTTTATAAAAGTAAGCACTTTAGCAAAACCAATTGATGAGGAAATTTCTAAAGTTAAAAAATTTACAATATCCTTGCAAATTATACTTTTAATAGTTTTTCTTACAGTAAGTTATTTTCTTGCAAAGCTCTCTATAAAACCCATGAAAGAAACAATTTCACATCTTGATAGGTTTATTCTAGATATTATACATGATTTAAATACTCCATCAACTGCTATTATTCTAAATAGTGATTTACTTTTAGAAAAAGAAGATGATGAAAAAAAAATCAAAAAGCTAAATAGAATAAAAATGTCTGCTGATACAATATCTTCTTTATATAAAAACTTAGAAATAATTTTAAATCAAAAGTTGTTAAAAGAAAAGATTGATATTGAAAAAATAGTTAAAAATAAAGTTGAAGATTTTAAACTTCTTTTTCCAAAAATAAAATTTGTAATTGATATAAAATCAAATAGTTACATAAAAACAAATGAAAATGCATTAATTAGAATTTTAGATAATCTTTTAACTAATAGTTGCAAATATTCTAATGAACAAAATCCTGAAATATATATAGTCTTTGAAAAACAAATATTAAGTGTTAAAGACAATGGTAAAGGTGTAAAATATCCTAAAAAAATCTTTGAAAGATATTATAAAGAGGATAATTTAGGCTATGGAATAGGAATGCATATTGTTCATAGACTTTGTGATAATTTAGATATAAAATTATTTATTCAGTCAATTGAAGACTATAAAGGCACTGAAGTAATATTAAATTTTGACACAATTAATTAG
- a CDS encoding response regulator transcription factor, with product MKKILLVEDDTILGETIVDILEDKNYDVVWVKDGEKALDKSFCSKYDLYLLDVNVPFINGFELLKDLRQSADMTPAIFITALIDINSLEKGFDVGADDYIKKPFNEKELIIRINTQIKKSFNSYEDILKYKDLEYDISSKILRKNGKTVHLSPSESELLELFLKNQGKIISKDEILFTLKDGEIGSDASLRVQISKLKKIGLELSNIRAIGYRCEKL from the coding sequence ATGAAAAAGATATTATTGGTTGAAGATGATACTATTTTAGGTGAAACTATTGTAGATATTTTAGAAGATAAAAACTATGATGTAGTATGGGTAAAAGATGGTGAAAAAGCACTTGATAAAAGTTTTTGCTCTAAATATGATTTATATCTATTAGATGTAAATGTACCTTTTATAAATGGTTTTGAACTTTTAAAAGATTTAAGACAAAGTGCAGATATGACACCTGCAATATTTATAACTGCATTAATTGATATAAATAGTTTAGAAAAAGGTTTTGATGTTGGAGCTGATGATTATATTAAAAAACCTTTTAATGAAAAAGAATTAATAATAAGAATAAATACTCAAATAAAAAAGAGTTTTAATTCTTATGAAGATATCTTAAAATACAAAGATTTAGAGTATGATATAAGTTCAAAAATATTAAGAAAAAATGGAAAAACAGTACATTTAAGTCCAAGTGAAAGTGAACTTCTAGAACTTTTTTTAAAAAATCAAGGCAAAATCATCTCAAAAGATGAAATTCTTTTTACTTTAAAAGATGGAGAAATAGGTAGCGATGCCTCACTTAGAGTTCAAATCTCAAAATTAAAAAAAATAGGTCTTGAATTATCAAATATAAGAGCAATAGGATATAGATGTGAAAAATTATGA
- a CDS encoding TolC family protein, translating to MKIIILTLTFLASTYALTLDKALEDLEQNNLDIKISKNENEISSLSKEEKKASQFGKFNLNSSITKYNEKRTLAPLAPPISSDVVTSDKLSTIGVSYKVTLFNGFALTNEIDIAKLNSFVSQEKEKMTLNQMRYNTQSLFSDILSLQNIKKSYEKYQKTLISLEKIIEKEFEYGKKAQVDIFKIQSDIKKNEAKIIELKSKINILKNSLSLLIYGENKNLEKLENISLKDEDKEYDLENLSQIKVAKSLEKKSNKSYNKALSSYYPTINLEAAYSNTYGEGEKKTVSNIALQLNWNIFDFNVREKNLQKAKIEKIKASLEYKKLKNDYENKILESQELIKQNESLLNSAVSQFKLAQKTTQIEKIRYEEDQISINDYLLAFSNEQQIHANQIQANNNLYKSRFYYQYLTKE from the coding sequence ATGAAAATAATTATTTTAACTTTGACTTTTTTAGCATCAACTTATGCACTTACTTTGGATAAAGCATTAGAAGATTTAGAACAAAACAATCTTGATATAAAAATCTCTAAAAATGAAAATGAAATTTCATCTTTATCAAAAGAGGAAAAAAAAGCTTCACAATTTGGAAAATTTAATTTAAATAGTTCAATCACAAAATATAATGAAAAAAGAACCCTAGCTCCCTTAGCACCTCCTATTTCAAGTGATGTGGTTACAAGTGATAAATTATCTACAATAGGAGTTTCTTATAAAGTCACGCTATTTAATGGTTTTGCTTTAACAAATGAGATTGATATAGCCAAATTAAATAGTTTTGTTTCACAAGAAAAAGAGAAAATGACTTTAAATCAAATGCGATATAACACTCAAAGTCTATTTAGTGATATTTTATCTTTGCAAAATATTAAAAAATCCTATGAAAAGTACCAAAAAACTTTAATATCTCTAGAAAAAATTATTGAAAAAGAGTTTGAATATGGTAAAAAAGCTCAAGTTGATATTTTTAAAATCCAATCAGATATTAAAAAAAATGAAGCAAAAATAATTGAACTAAAATCAAAAATAAATATACTAAAAAATAGTTTGTCTCTATTGATTTATGGGGAAAATAAAAATCTAGAGAAGCTAGAAAATATATCTTTAAAAGATGAGGATAAAGAGTATGATTTAGAAAATTTATCTCAAATAAAAGTTGCCAAATCTTTAGAAAAAAAATCAAATAAGAGTTATAACAAAGCTTTATCTTCATATTATCCAACAATAAACTTAGAAGCAGCATATTCTAACACTTATGGTGAAGGGGAAAAAAAGACTGTTTCAAATATTGCTTTACAACTAAACTGGAATATTTTTGATTTTAATGTAAGAGAAAAAAATCTGCAAAAAGCAAAAATCGAAAAGATAAAAGCATCATTAGAATATAAAAAACTAAAAAATGATTATGAAAATAAGATTTTAGAATCACAAGAATTAATAAAACAAAATGAGAGTTTATTAAATAGTGCAGTATCACAATTTAAACTAGCACAAAAAACAACTCAAATAGAAAAAATACGATATGAAGAGGATCAAATAAGTATAAATGATTATCTTTTAGCCTTTTCAAATGAGCAACAAATACATGCAAATCAAATTCAAGCTAATAACAATCTTTATAAATCAAGATTTTATTACCAATATCTAACTAAGGAATAA